Proteins encoded by one window of Equus przewalskii isolate Varuska chromosome 24, EquPr2, whole genome shotgun sequence:
- the TM2D1 gene encoding TM2 domain-containing protein 1 isoform X2, translating to MAASRAPRPAAPAAAARLLGVLWLVSAAAGEDALKCEDLRVGQYLCKDPKINDATQEPVNCTNYTAHVPCFPAPNITCKDFGGNETHFTGREVGFFKPISCRNVNGYSYKVAVALSLFLGWLGADRFYLGYPALGLLKFCTVGFCGIGSLIDFILISMQDSSIREGDGFITTDVTKQRSGSIWSSQCLPPASQRVFRSPPESLFLLLQYFRASVLSA from the exons ATGGCGGCCTCCAGGGCGCCCCGGCCGGCTGCCCCAGCTGCGGCCGCCCGGCTGCTGGGCGTGCTATGGCTCGTGTCCGCCGCCGCAGGCGAGGACGCGCTCAAGTGCGAGGACCTCAGAGTGGGACA ATATCTTTGTAAAGATCCAAAAATAAATGATGCTACACAAGAGCCGGTGAACTGTACAAACTACACAGCTCATG TTCCATGTTTTCCAGCACCCAACATAACTTGTAAGGATTTTGGTGGCAATGAAACACATTTTACTGGACGTGAAGTTGGTTTTTTCAAGCCCATATCTTGCCGAAATGT AAATGGCTATTCATACAAGGTGGCGGTTGCACTGTCTCTCTTTCTTGGATGGTTGGGAGCAGATCGCTTTTACCTTGGATACCCTGCTTTGG GTTTGTTGAAGTTTTGCACTGTGGGCTTTTGTGGAATCGGGAGCCTAATTGATTTCATTCTTATTTCAATGCAG GATTCTTCAATTAGAGAAGGAGATGGATTTATCACAACAGATGTCACAAAGCAGCGTTCAGGAAGCATATGGAGCAGCCAGTGTCTTCCGCCAGCCAGTCAGCGTGTGTTTAGATCACCACCAGAGTCgctcttccttctcctgcagTATTTCCGCGCCTCAGTTCTGTCTGCTTAA